A window from Triticum aestivum cultivar Chinese Spring chromosome 6D, IWGSC CS RefSeq v2.1, whole genome shotgun sequence encodes these proteins:
- the LOC123142327 gene encoding UPF0481 protein At3g47200, which yields MAAAGGSSSKRTWVVDVEKKLKEADKSAVVSRWERHCIYRVPPCMTNIKSKAYQPQVVSLGPFHHGDLDLRPMEEHKCRALQQLLQRAERTFDKLVDGVEDIAEQLQGAYMDLDGEWRGGGRERFLAMMIFDGCFLLEVMRCTAADGKQVSDYAHNDPIFSPHGTLNMVPYIRRDMLMLENQLPLLLLQKLVEVESGKPPNNDFINRMVLEFLAQSSGPFPPGIGLGLHPLDVFRRSMLTGKCHQIWSPQDIEEDNAIIRSALKLYEAGIQFKPSKTLSLHDIQFRSGTLTMPTVSVDDSTEYMFLNVMAFERLHVGAGNDVTDYVFFMNNIINSAKDVELLSSKGIIQNAIGSDQAVAKLFNTISRDVMLDPNSALDAVQRQVNGYFRKPWNIRRANLIHTYFRSPWAFLSLAAAILLLGMTIMQTIYTVLQFYRDDNSSAPPSAPSPI from the exons atggcggcggccggcggcagcagcagcaagaggaCGTGGGTGGTGGACGTGGAGAAGAAGCTCAAGGAAGCTGACAAGTCGGCGGTGGTGTCGCGGTGGGAGCGCCACTGCATCTACCGCGTGCCGCCCTGCATGACCAACATCAAGAGCAAGGCGTACCAGCCGCAGGTGGTGTCGCTGGGCCCCTTCCACCATGGCGACCTTGACCTGCGGCCCATGGAGGAGCACAAGTGCCGGGCGCTGCAGCAGCTGCTCCAGCGCGCGGAGCGGACCTTTGACAAGCTCGTCGACGGCGTGGAGGACATCGCGGAGCAGCTGCAGGGCGCGTACATGGACCTCGACGGTGAGTGGCGCGGCGGTGGCAGGGAGCGGTTCCTGGCCATGATGATCTTCGACGGCTGCTTCCTGCTGGAGGTCATGAGGTGCACCGCCGCCGACGGGAAGCAGGTAAGCGACTACGCACATAACGACCCGATCTTCAGCCCCCACGGGACACTCAACATGGTGCCCTACATCCGGCGAGACATGCTCATGCTTGAGAACCAGCTACCTTTACTCCTGCTCCAGAAGCTCGTTGAGGTTGAGAGTGGAAAGCCTCCG AACAACGACTTCATCAACCGAATGGTTCTGGAATTTCTAGCCCAATCATCCGGCCCATTTCCACCAGGCATCGGCCTAGGGCTCCACCCACTAGATGTCTTTCGCCGGAGCATGCTCACTGGTAAGTGCCATCAAATCTGGAGCCCCCAGGACATTGAGGAGGACAACGCCATCATCCGGTCAGCACTGAAGCTCTACGAAGCCGGGATTCAGTTCAAGCCGAGCAAGACGTTGAGCCTGCACGACATCCAGTTTCGGAGCGGCACGCTGACCATGCCGACTGTGTCGGTGGACGACTCCACCGAGTACATGTTCCTCAACGTGATGGCGTTCGAGCGGCTGCACGTCGGCGCAGGCAACGACGTGACCGACTACGTCTTCTTCATGAACAACATCATCAACtcggccaaggacgtggagctgcTGAGCTCCAAGGGTATCATCCAGAACGCCATCGGTAGCGACCAGGCCGTGGCCAAGCTGTTCAACACCATTTCCAGGGATGTGATGCTCGATCCCAACAGCGCACTCGACGCCGTGCAGCGGCAGGTGAACGGCTACTTCCGGAAGCCGTGGAACATTAGGCGTGCCAACCTCATCCACACGTACTTCAGGAGCCCATGGGCGttcctctccctcgccgccgccatcttACTCCTCGGCATGACCATCATGCAGACCATCTACACAGTGCTGCAGTTCTACAGGGACGACAACAGCAGCGCACCGCCATCGGCACCATCTCCCATCTGA